One window of the Mytilus galloprovincialis chromosome 14, xbMytGall1.hap1.1, whole genome shotgun sequence genome contains the following:
- the LOC143058544 gene encoding tubulin delta chain-like: MSAVFLHVGQCGNQIGKAFWKKTSQDKAVHEGHTFIHPDGKQRSVHVDSEPKVVQKACKGLKIRDGNIVSRKRGRGTNWALGYHGLKKSGEDHILEDTANQVRKEIERCDMYSGCIMMHSLTGGTGSGLGSHLCEAMRGEYPMNHLISCTVAPCLTGESPLQNYNALLTLSYLQRNTDCVVLTYNDDVLGKLQRKMESVSFDAMNTFIASALGGVFLPTDTMTPKSGPSIGMEPWEMIRSVCPLPANKFVQVHHIAKSKLSWAGLQKQMSQGIRRHDSKGNVFGSIGNVVIARGDSTETFYPQMTQGLEKKFRKSFNTVSWNPFPIDIWTAKTNSIGPKDTASITVASNSESIVEYLETVYERSRVKFAAKAYLHWYNKYGVTNEEFEEAFDVVEYIIQNYKSAFS, translated from the exons ATGTCAGCAGTATTTCTACATGTCGGTCAATGCGGAAACCAAATAGGAAAGGCTTTCTGGAAGAAAACATCACAAGACAAAGCTGTTCATGaagg ACACACTTTCATACACCCTGATGGGAAGCAAAGATCTGTACATGTAGATAGTGAGCCAAAAGTGGTACAAAAGGCTTGTAAAGGTCTAAAAATAAG agatGGAAATATTGTATCTAGGAAGAGAGGAAGAGGAACAAACTGGGCATTAG GTTACCATGGACTGAAGAAAAGTGGAGAAGATCACATACTAGAGGATACTGCAAACCAAGTCAGGAAAGAAATTGAGAG atgtgACATGTACAGTGGTTGTATAATGATGCACAGTTTGACTGGTGGTACAGGTTCAG gaTTAGGATCTCATCTTTGTGAGGCCATGAGGGGGGAATATCCCATGAACCATCTTATTTCCTGTACTGTGGCGCCATGTTTGACAGGAGAAAGTCCATTACAGAACTATAATGCCTTGCTAACGCTGTCATACCTTCAAAG GAATACTGACTGTGTTGTTCTGACCTATAACGATGATGTTCTCGGAAAACTACAGAGAAAGATGGAGAGTGTGTCTTTTGATGCCATGAACACTTTTATAGCCTCTGCTCTAGGTGGAGTATTCCTGCCCACAGATACCATGACACCAAAAAG tggaCCAAGTATTGGTATGGAACCTTGGGAGATGATAAGATCCGTTTGTCCTCTTCCTGCAAATAAATTTGTACAGGTCCATCATATAGCTAAGAG TAAGCTGTCTTGGGCAGGATTACAGAAACAGATGAGCCAAGGCATTAGACGACATGATAGCAAAGGAAATGTA TTTGGTAGTATAGGTAATGTAGTGATAGCACGAGGTGACAGTACAGAGACATTTTACCCCCAGATGACACAGGGGCTGGAGAAAAAGTTCCGTAAATCTTTCAACACTGTCAGCTGGAATCCCTTCCCTATAGATATTTGGACTG CCAAAACCAACAGTATTGGACCAAAAGACACAGCTTCAATAACAGTAGCATCGAATTCAGAGTCAATAGTAGAATACCTTGAGACTGTCTATGAGAGGTCAAGGGTCAAATTTGCTGCCAAAGCATATCTCCATTGGTACAACAAGTATGGAGTTACCAAT GAGGAATTTGAAGAAGCATTTGATGTTGTAGAATACATTATACAGAATTATAAAAgtgcattttcataa